A stretch of the Proteus sp. ZN5 genome encodes the following:
- the accA gene encoding acetyl-CoA carboxylase carboxyl transferase subunit alpha has protein sequence MSFIHLEFEKPIVELDEKIDALLTFKQSQDEPTGINLDEEIARLRQKSLSLTKSIFTDLGAWEIVQLARHPMRPYTLDYLKAIFTDFQELAGDRAYADDKAIVAGLARLDKMPVMVIGQQKGRDTKEKILRNFGMPSPEGYRKALRLMKMAERFHLPVIIFIDSAGAYPGVGAEERGQAEAIARNILEMSRLKTPIICTITGEGFSGGALAIGVGDKVNMLQYSTYAAISPEGCASILWKNSDKAPIAAETMGMTAPKLQALGIIDAIIPEPLGGAHRDHQQAAEFLKQQLLTDLALLKSYSTEEFLDKRYQKLMSHGYC, from the coding sequence ATGTCTTTTATTCATCTTGAATTTGAAAAACCTATTGTTGAATTAGACGAAAAAATAGATGCATTGCTCACCTTTAAGCAATCTCAAGATGAACCAACAGGTATTAATTTAGATGAAGAGATTGCTCGTTTAAGGCAAAAAAGTCTTTCACTGACAAAATCTATTTTTACTGATCTCGGTGCTTGGGAAATTGTACAGCTCGCGCGTCACCCCATGCGCCCATATACCCTTGACTATCTTAAAGCGATTTTTACTGATTTTCAGGAGTTGGCAGGTGATAGAGCTTATGCCGATGATAAAGCGATTGTTGCGGGTTTAGCGCGTTTAGACAAAATGCCAGTCATGGTGATTGGGCAACAAAAAGGTCGTGATACAAAAGAGAAAATTCTTCGCAATTTTGGAATGCCATCTCCCGAAGGTTATAGAAAAGCATTACGTTTAATGAAAATGGCAGAGCGCTTTCATCTACCCGTTATTATTTTTATTGATTCTGCGGGTGCTTATCCTGGTGTTGGCGCTGAAGAGCGAGGACAAGCAGAAGCTATTGCTCGTAACATTCTTGAAATGTCACGATTAAAAACACCGATTATTTGTACTATTACAGGTGAAGGATTCTCTGGCGGTGCGTTAGCCATTGGTGTTGGTGATAAAGTTAATATGTTGCAATACAGCACTTATGCGGCAATTTCACCAGAAGGGTGTGCCTCTATTTTATGGAAAAATTCTGATAAAGCGCCAATTGCAGCAGAAACGATGGGAATGACTGCACCTAAATTACAAGCATTAGGTATTATTGACGCCATTATTCCTGAACCATTAGGTGGCGCTCATCGTGATCACCAACAAGCTGCAGAGTTTCTTAAGCAACAATTATTAACTGATTTAGCATTATTAAAAAGCTACTCAACCGAAGAATTTTTAGATAAACGCTATCAAAAACTCATGTCTCATGGTTATTGTTAA
- a CDS encoding LysR family transcriptional regulator yields MQIDLNLLRIFSAVAEQGQFAAAARLLSMPTSNISRAIKQLEQQLNCKLIDRTTRKMRLTEQGKTLYQQGKKTLTELDNVVSNITSDGPLTGTFRLTIPSEYGSELLGDILADFAALHPNLLIQCDTQLMPRNIIDDDIDLLLTFHRGNLADSSYHSRLIKSWRSIVVASNELLEKTGIPTHIEQLSKMPCISSLSALEGQPWIFMDEDKKPIKITINSNYRVNSAILAKSAVLKGLGFAILAEHCCLDMIEAGKLRAIEFPQQPATINLVAIYATRSSLSRNIEFFLEFLAQRL; encoded by the coding sequence ATGCAAATCGATCTTAATTTATTACGTATTTTTTCTGCTGTAGCAGAGCAAGGACAATTTGCAGCCGCTGCTCGGCTATTATCTATGCCTACCTCAAATATCAGTCGTGCAATTAAACAGCTTGAACAACAACTCAATTGTAAACTTATTGATAGAACCACTCGAAAGATGCGCCTTACTGAACAAGGTAAAACACTTTATCAGCAAGGAAAGAAAACCTTAACCGAGTTGGATAATGTTGTAAGCAATATCACCAGTGATGGGCCATTAACAGGCACGTTCCGTTTAACTATTCCAAGTGAATATGGCAGTGAGTTACTTGGTGATATTTTGGCTGATTTTGCCGCACTTCATCCTAACTTACTTATTCAATGTGATACTCAATTAATGCCAAGAAATATCATCGATGATGATATTGATTTGTTATTAACTTTCCATCGTGGAAATTTAGCAGATAGTAGCTATCACTCTCGCTTAATTAAGTCGTGGCGCAGTATTGTTGTAGCATCTAATGAATTATTAGAAAAAACAGGTATACCCACACATATTGAGCAATTAAGCAAAATGCCATGTATTTCTAGTTTAAGCGCACTAGAAGGGCAACCTTGGATATTTATGGATGAAGATAAAAAACCGATCAAAATAACCATTAACAGCAATTACCGAGTAAACAGTGCCATATTGGCAAAATCAGCGGTATTAAAAGGATTAGGATTTGCTATTTTAGCCGAACATTGCTGTCTTGATATGATTGAAGCGGGGAAATTACGAGCTATTGAGTTTCCTCAACAACCCGCAACAATTAATTTAGTGGCAATATATGCAACTCGTAGCTCTCTTTCACGTAATATTGAGTTTTTTCTTGAGTTTCTAGCTCAGCGTTTATAA
- a CDS encoding MFS transporter: MTYLKRLSLICAICLGTFMATLDISIVNVALPTIQNDIHADMATLQWIVDAYALCLSACILSSGPLSDRFGRKKVWLWGVIIFTLGSVICAIAQQHEILILGRIIQGIAAAALIPGALSLITHAFPIDIERVRIIGIWSSVSALSLIIGPILGGVLVHTSGWASIFLINIPIGIITVLLGWYGLSESADPENVALDPFGQLTSMLGLGLLTYGLIEAGSVGWSHYRTFSTLIAGIIFLTLFLMIEKRVERPLLPLTLFKDRTFFQYNLSSFTLGFATYSNVFFIAFFLQKAQGWSALETGWRMAPEFIAMALFSMSFGRLSSYFSVRKLMICGFLFIAISSCLLATLATNSHYGITGSYLFVLGAGMGLATPAIGALVMKSVPPSRSGMASATMNALRQTGMTMGIALLGTLMVQQAIHYMTIQSEALGISVSYIDIVSLVTENTTNNLDKGFVTLLPEAFNSGFAYAIATAGISCFVTLFIVLFPVKAKHNALTQQITD, from the coding sequence ATGACTTATTTAAAACGACTGTCACTTATCTGTGCCATTTGTTTAGGCACTTTTATGGCAACTCTTGATATTAGTATCGTCAATGTGGCTCTACCAACTATTCAAAATGATATTCATGCTGATATGGCAACCTTGCAGTGGATTGTTGATGCTTATGCACTTTGTCTATCCGCCTGTATTTTGTCATCTGGCCCTTTAAGTGATCGCTTTGGACGAAAAAAAGTGTGGTTATGGGGCGTGATTATTTTCACGTTAGGTTCAGTAATTTGTGCGATTGCACAGCAACATGAAATACTAATCCTTGGACGTATTATTCAAGGTATTGCCGCTGCTGCACTTATTCCGGGTGCATTGTCTTTAATTACGCATGCTTTTCCTATTGATATTGAACGCGTTCGTATCATTGGAATTTGGTCTTCCGTTAGTGCGTTATCACTTATCATTGGCCCTATTTTAGGTGGGGTTTTAGTTCATACTAGTGGTTGGGCAAGTATATTTCTTATTAATATTCCTATTGGTATTATTACCGTTTTATTAGGTTGGTATGGATTAAGTGAAAGTGCTGATCCTGAAAATGTTGCTTTAGATCCTTTTGGCCAATTAACCAGTATGTTGGGATTAGGATTGCTGACTTATGGTTTAATTGAAGCTGGCTCTGTAGGTTGGTCACATTATAGAACGTTCTCTACATTGATTGCGGGTATTATATTTCTTACCCTTTTCTTAATGATAGAAAAACGTGTTGAACGCCCTTTATTACCACTGACTTTATTTAAAGATCGCACATTTTTTCAATATAACCTTTCTTCTTTTACCTTGGGGTTTGCCACATACAGTAATGTATTCTTTATCGCTTTCTTTTTACAAAAAGCACAAGGCTGGAGCGCATTAGAAACAGGTTGGAGAATGGCACCTGAATTTATTGCAATGGCGCTATTCTCTATGTCTTTTGGACGACTATCTTCTTATTTTTCAGTCAGAAAACTCATGATCTGCGGTTTCTTATTTATCGCCATTTCTTCTTGTCTATTAGCGACATTAGCAACAAATAGCCACTATGGAATAACAGGAAGCTACCTCTTTGTATTAGGTGCTGGAATGGGGTTAGCAACACCAGCCATAGGTGCTTTAGTGATGAAAAGCGTGCCACCGTCACGTTCTGGTATGGCGTCAGCAACCATGAATGCATTAAGACAAACCGGTATGACAATGGGAATTGCTTTATTAGGTACCTTGATGGTGCAACAAGCAATCCATTATATGACTATTCAAAGTGAGGCATTGGGAATATCTGTAAGCTATATCGATATTGTCAGTTTAGTAACTGAAAATACGACAAATAATTTAGACAAAGGATTTGTCACTTTGTTACCAGAGGCATTTAATTCGGGGTTTGCTTATGCGATTGCAACCGCAGGGATCTCATGTTTTGTGACATTATTTATTGTGCTCTTTCCTGTTAAAGCAAAACATAATGCACTTACTCAACAGATCACAGATTAA
- a CDS encoding TetR/AcrR family transcriptional regulator, whose amino-acid sequence MSLEEQTTDKPRTKPAEVRLEELMNAAEALFLDKGFDATTVSDIVKKAGVAKGTYYHYFSAKTDVLDALRTRYMDWYLNKIDNAMNACSQQEHREKLKQWCEISVIAYVEKQELHDMLFHQVFHQSSNIHENRALQQIQSLLISGTENKTWHVTQPELTSTLIYHGMHAAVDNLGHSEEYTAKTLGNMLYQQFTQLLK is encoded by the coding sequence ATGTCATTAGAAGAACAAACAACAGATAAGCCGAGAACAAAACCCGCAGAGGTTCGTTTAGAAGAGTTAATGAATGCTGCAGAAGCGTTATTTCTTGATAAAGGTTTTGATGCCACAACCGTTAGCGATATTGTAAAAAAAGCGGGGGTAGCAAAAGGGACCTATTATCACTATTTTTCTGCTAAAACAGATGTTCTTGATGCGCTCAGAACACGTTATATGGATTGGTATTTAAATAAAATAGATAACGCAATGAATGCCTGCTCACAACAAGAGCATCGTGAAAAATTAAAACAGTGGTGTGAAATTAGCGTTATTGCTTATGTTGAAAAACAAGAATTACACGATATGCTTTTTCATCAAGTATTTCATCAAAGCAGCAATATTCATGAAAATAGAGCATTACAGCAAATTCAATCACTGTTAATTTCAGGTACAGAAAATAAAACCTGGCACGTTACACAACCAGAATTAACCAGCACATTGATTTATCATGGTATGCATGCCGCTGTTGATAATTTAGGTCATAGCGAAGAATATACCGCAAAAACATTAGGTAATATGCTATATCAGCAATTTACTCAGTTACTAAAATAG
- a CDS encoding MFS transporter, with the protein MENIASVSQKTNSSHRHWWAVIALSLATFSVVTIEMLPVGLLNPIRDSFGISTGISGFMIVIPAIIAAFFSPIVVIGAGKRDRKKILLFLALLLVVANIISAYSASIVQLLIARAIVGFCIGGIWAFAGGLALRLVPEKSVALATSLIFGGVAAASVLGIPMGVFIGEYLGWRGAFIVMGLFSFTVLVLMFICLPSLSGSTSSLSKAFFAQFKNTQLVLGLLVTLFLVCAHFMVFTYVRPLLQTITTLSNNTLAVLLFAYGISGIIGNFIFGIQSAKRLNIAVSVIIIGILSVFLGFLFWVSSPTMTTVVMLIWGLMYGGVSVALMTWIMTAVPKGIELGSSAYIAIFNLAIALGAYLGGLSVDNYGLNSTLFIAILFITSALLCVFASKYTKCSVK; encoded by the coding sequence ATGGAAAATATCGCGTCAGTATCTCAAAAAACAAATAGTAGTCATCGTCATTGGTGGGCCGTTATTGCATTAAGTCTTGCCACATTCTCTGTGGTTACCATAGAGATGTTGCCTGTGGGTTTATTAAATCCCATTAGAGATAGTTTTGGCATATCTACGGGAATATCTGGTTTTATGATAGTTATTCCTGCCATTATTGCCGCCTTCTTTTCACCCATTGTTGTTATTGGCGCTGGTAAACGAGATCGTAAAAAAATACTCTTATTTTTAGCCCTACTTTTAGTTGTCGCCAATATTATTTCGGCTTATTCAGCGTCAATTGTTCAGTTATTAATTGCTAGAGCTATTGTTGGTTTCTGTATTGGGGGGATTTGGGCTTTTGCTGGTGGCTTAGCATTAAGATTAGTACCCGAAAAATCCGTTGCTTTGGCGACTTCGCTTATTTTTGGTGGCGTTGCTGCGGCATCGGTATTAGGTATTCCTATGGGAGTTTTTATTGGTGAATATTTAGGTTGGCGTGGTGCTTTTATTGTTATGGGATTATTTTCATTTACAGTATTAGTATTAATGTTTATTTGTTTACCTTCATTATCAGGTTCAACATCTTCTCTTTCTAAAGCCTTCTTTGCACAATTTAAAAATACACAGCTAGTTTTAGGATTATTAGTCACACTTTTTCTCGTGTGTGCTCATTTTATGGTGTTTACTTATGTTCGCCCATTACTCCAAACCATAACGACGTTGTCAAACAACACATTGGCAGTACTTTTATTTGCATATGGCATTAGTGGGATCATCGGTAATTTTATCTTTGGTATACAATCAGCAAAAAGACTCAATATTGCAGTTTCAGTTATTATCATTGGCATATTAAGCGTCTTTTTAGGTTTTCTATTTTGGGTATCATCTCCAACAATGACGACTGTTGTTATGTTAATTTGGGGATTAATGTATGGCGGTGTTTCAGTTGCACTGATGACATGGATCATGACAGCCGTTCCTAAAGGAATTGAATTAGGAAGTTCTGCTTATATTGCAATTTTTAATTTAGCTATTGCGTTAGGTGCTTATTTAGGTGGCTTAAGTGTTGATAATTATGGATTAAACTCGACATTATTTATTGCTATATTGTTTATTACGTCCGCTTTATTATGTGTTTTTGCATCAAAATACACGAAATGTTCAGTTAAATAA
- a CDS encoding LysR family transcriptional regulator, giving the protein MPFDNISDLTVFIRVADLLSFTFAAENLEISRSAVGKSIVRLEERLSLRLFHRTTRSISLTAEGELFYQHAQLILNEIEEASAALDKLNENPRGRLRIDLPIAFGRRYILPLLQTYLMQWPELDAEITFSDEYTDLVKNGVDLAIRIGGNDDSRLMRKVLAPHRLIICASPDYFERNDVPQSPNALSQHQLITFSHQGSTVPWKYQTHQKEFTLPVKGKLRLDNTEAILDMALSGYGICQLGEFLVGESIKSGKLVPILLEHTINLAPICAVYPSKRHLSPKIRYFLDFIEKQWQGKAIWQIT; this is encoded by the coding sequence ATGCCTTTTGATAATATTTCTGATCTTACTGTTTTTATTCGAGTAGCAGATTTATTGAGTTTTACCTTTGCTGCAGAAAATTTAGAGATATCTCGTTCAGCGGTAGGCAAAAGTATTGTGCGTTTAGAGGAGCGACTAAGTTTGCGTTTGTTTCATCGCACTACACGCAGTATTAGTCTAACAGCTGAAGGTGAATTATTTTATCAACATGCACAACTTATCTTGAATGAGATTGAAGAAGCGAGTGCAGCTCTTGATAAACTTAATGAAAATCCGAGAGGGCGTTTACGTATTGATTTACCCATTGCCTTTGGGCGACGCTATATTTTACCGTTATTACAAACTTATTTAATGCAATGGCCAGAGTTAGACGCTGAAATTACCTTTTCAGATGAATATACCGATTTAGTTAAAAACGGCGTTGATTTAGCTATTCGTATTGGCGGTAATGATGACAGTCGACTAATGCGTAAAGTATTGGCTCCTCATCGTTTAATAATCTGTGCATCTCCTGATTATTTTGAACGAAATGATGTGCCTCAATCGCCTAATGCATTATCACAACATCAATTAATTACATTTTCCCACCAAGGATCAACGGTACCTTGGAAATATCAAACTCATCAAAAAGAATTTACGCTTCCCGTTAAAGGAAAATTACGTTTAGATAATACAGAAGCTATTTTAGATATGGCATTATCGGGTTATGGAATATGCCAACTGGGTGAGTTTTTAGTGGGTGAATCTATTAAATCAGGCAAATTAGTGCCTATTTTATTAGAGCATACGATTAATCTTGCGCCGATTTGTGCCGTGTATCCATCTAAGCGCCATTTATCTCCTAAAATACGCTATTTTCTTGATTTTATTGAAAAGCAATGGCAAGGAAAAGCAATATGGCAAATAACATAA
- a CDS encoding TetR/AcrR family transcriptional regulator, with translation MARRTRAEMEETRLLLLETARKVFCEQGYAEASMDDLTAQAGLTRGALYHHFGDKKGLLSAVVAQIDAEMDARLQAISDTINDPWLAFSMRCHTYLEMALEPEIQRIVMRDSRAVLNDKLTELPTHCVISMSNMIDKLIENKVLVETDSKMLALFIYGSLEATALWIANSIDGEAQLEHAKSTLETLLNSLRISAK, from the coding sequence ATGGCTAGACGTACTCGTGCTGAAATGGAAGAAACCCGGTTATTACTGCTAGAAACAGCAAGAAAAGTCTTTTGTGAACAAGGCTATGCAGAAGCATCGATGGATGATTTAACTGCGCAAGCGGGATTAACTCGAGGTGCGTTATATCACCATTTTGGTGATAAAAAAGGATTGCTATCGGCTGTTGTTGCACAAATAGATGCAGAGATGGATGCGCGTTTGCAGGCTATTTCCGATACGATTAATGACCCTTGGTTGGCATTTTCAATGCGTTGTCATACCTATTTAGAAATGGCTTTAGAGCCAGAAATTCAACGTATTGTTATGCGAGATTCACGGGCTGTATTAAATGATAAGCTGACTGAACTACCAACGCATTGTGTAATATCTATGAGTAATATGATTGATAAACTTATCGAGAATAAAGTACTTGTAGAGACAGACTCAAAAATGTTGGCTCTGTTTATTTATGGCAGTTTAGAAGCCACTGCTTTATGGATTGCCAATAGTATTGATGGTGAGGCTCAGTTAGAACATGCTAAATCAACATTAGAGACTTTATTAAATAGCCTACGTATTTCGGCAAAATAA
- a CDS encoding MFS transporter has translation MISTYRTLFSYKGTLSFTLAGMVARLPLPMMGIGIIMMISQLTGSYALAGTISASFVFTYAVLSPQISRLVDTYGQYRILPLFTLISVIGIGGMLLATWLQWHISLLFIFAVFIGFMPCISAMIRARWTSIYKEDSRLQTAYSLESVFDEVTFILGPPISVTLSVAFFPQAGLLMAAVFLIVGVFLLVLQRNTEPAITCISSELTSYKTQSVIRFSLVRILTVIMIFMGVIVGTIDIFSVAFANAQKIPAGASLVLSAYAIGSCFAGLFFGTLKLSTPLHRLLYLGGIATFLTILPLVFVGSIYSLSLVVLISGIFFAPMIIVTMSLIEKSVPENQLTEGMTWLLAGLNIGTAIGATLTGQLVDYSGVQSGVWVAISASALVMLIAFLGFQRINHKSSKSYA, from the coding sequence ATGATAAGCACTTATCGAACACTATTTAGCTATAAAGGCACGTTATCTTTTACCTTAGCGGGAATGGTTGCGCGATTACCACTACCGATGATGGGTATTGGTATCATCATGATGATTTCACAACTTACGGGCAGTTATGCATTAGCGGGAACAATTTCTGCTAGCTTTGTATTTACTTACGCGGTGTTATCACCTCAAATATCACGCCTAGTTGATACTTATGGGCAATATCGAATTTTACCTTTATTCACATTAATTAGTGTTATTGGAATAGGGGGAATGCTATTAGCAACATGGTTACAGTGGCATATTAGTTTATTATTCATCTTTGCAGTATTCATTGGCTTTATGCCGTGTATTTCTGCGATGATCAGAGCGAGATGGACCTCAATTTATAAAGAAGATAGCCGCTTACAGACAGCTTATTCATTAGAAAGTGTATTTGATGAAGTCACATTTATTCTTGGTCCACCCATTTCTGTTACCTTAAGTGTCGCTTTTTTCCCACAAGCTGGGTTATTAATGGCTGCTGTTTTTCTTATTGTTGGTGTTTTCTTGCTTGTTTTACAACGCAACACAGAGCCTGCAATAACATGCATATCTTCTGAGTTAACATCTTATAAAACACAATCTGTGATCCGTTTTTCTCTCGTAAGGATCTTAACTGTTATTATGATTTTTATGGGCGTAATTGTAGGCACCATTGATATTTTTAGTGTGGCTTTTGCTAATGCTCAAAAAATACCCGCAGGTGCAAGCCTTGTATTATCAGCCTATGCAATTGGCTCTTGTTTTGCCGGTTTATTCTTTGGCACGTTAAAATTATCCACACCGTTGCACCGTTTATTATACCTAGGTGGCATCGCAACATTCCTCACTATTTTGCCTCTTGTTTTTGTAGGTTCTATTTATAGCTTGAGTTTAGTCGTATTAATTTCAGGGATCTTCTTTGCACCTATGATAATCGTGACAATGTCACTTATTGAGAAGAGTGTACCCGAAAATCAGCTTACAGAGGGAATGACTTGGTTACTTGCAGGATTAAATATAGGCACAGCAATTGGTGCAACATTAACGGGACAACTTGTTGATTATTCAGGCGTTCAATCTGGTGTATGGGTTGCAATTAGCGCGAGTGCCTTAGTGATGCTAATTGCATTTTTAGGTTTTCAACGCATTAATCATAAAAGCAGTAAAAGCTATGCGTAA
- a CDS encoding ABC transporter substrate-binding protein, translating into MDNYRRSLLKGVSVFSLLLASPFPVSAKPVYVKQKQREIVDILGREIVLPQELTRIYVADSGLFLLYASLNEGALYERLIAMPSAFRTADLSLYHQYTRAFPQLLALPEFTAMSSGHFNSEKLISLKPDVIIVAVGTYRAISVNGVLDLLTKANIPVVVFDLSIDPLNNTPISTSIMGNMLGNSQQSQAMNLFREKQLSDISQQLGKKPFKRPNVLFERAAGFTPECCLSYGNGSMGQMLQNAGGKNLGSEYIKSTYGLLNQETVIYSEPDKIFLTGADWSGYNPSGDWINLGPGANLDLAKQQLEILMQRLAYKTLDAVKNKQVYAIWHSFYDSPFGFIAILQMAKWLHPERFSYLDVDAIFHEYHTQFLPVKWETGYWVTLLDQDKE; encoded by the coding sequence ATGGATAATTATCGACGTTCATTACTAAAAGGCGTCAGTGTATTTTCTTTATTATTAGCAAGCCCTTTTCCCGTTTCTGCAAAACCTGTTTATGTAAAACAAAAACAGAGAGAAATCGTTGATATTCTGGGAAGAGAAATTGTATTACCACAAGAACTAACCCGTATTTATGTGGCAGATAGTGGATTATTTTTGCTTTATGCTTCATTAAATGAAGGCGCTCTTTATGAGCGTCTTATCGCTATGCCTTCTGCTTTTCGTACCGCTGATTTAAGTTTATATCATCAATATACGCGAGCATTTCCTCAATTATTGGCATTACCTGAATTTACGGCTATGTCGAGCGGACACTTTAATAGTGAAAAGCTTATTTCGTTGAAACCTGATGTCATTATTGTCGCTGTTGGAACTTATCGTGCGATCAGTGTTAATGGTGTGCTGGATTTATTAACGAAAGCAAATATTCCTGTTGTCGTGTTTGATTTGAGCATCGATCCTCTTAATAACACTCCAATTAGTACATCTATTATGGGAAATATGCTTGGTAATAGCCAACAAAGCCAAGCAATGAATCTATTTCGTGAAAAACAACTCAGTGATATTTCTCAGCAATTAGGAAAAAAACCATTTAAACGTCCCAATGTGTTATTTGAACGCGCTGCGGGTTTTACACCAGAATGCTGCCTTTCATATGGCAATGGCAGTATGGGACAAATGCTACAAAATGCGGGTGGTAAAAATTTAGGATCGGAATATATAAAAAGTACTTATGGCCTTCTGAATCAGGAAACCGTAATTTACTCCGAACCCGATAAAATCTTTTTAACGGGAGCTGATTGGAGCGGCTATAACCCTTCAGGTGATTGGATTAATTTAGGGCCTGGTGCAAATTTAGATTTGGCAAAACAGCAACTTGAAATTTTAATGCAACGTCTTGCTTATAAAACGCTCGATGCGGTTAAAAACAAACAAGTGTATGCCATTTGGCACTCTTTTTATGACAGCCCTTTTGGTTTTATTGCTATTTTGCAAATGGCGAAATGGCTACATCCCGAACGCTTTTCTTACCTCGATGTAGACGCTATTTTTCATGAATACCATACCCAATTTTTGCCAGTAAAATGGGAAACGGGCTATTGGGTTACTTTGCTTGATCAAGATAAGGAATAA